In Octopus bimaculoides isolate UCB-OBI-ISO-001 chromosome 5, ASM119413v2, whole genome shotgun sequence, a genomic segment contains:
- the LOC106877713 gene encoding sulfite oxidase — protein sequence MALARLLKPTASYYFEAVVRHTSPACYYSYLNNSGHSNYSWHHKQYQYRNYYHQQCFHKKSASYAKYGIISLATGAAFGLYAYIQANPESAADYVEAGKPLDNLPTYTKEQVAKHCSKETKIWVTYKNGVYDITDYVESHPGGKKIYLAAGKSIEPFWSLYAVHKNSEIFAILETYRIGNFKPDEEDSKKPRDVNDPYANDPKRHPALIPSSMKPFNAEPPVEILTEKFVTPKEIFFVRNHLPVPEVNVETYRLDVTTENSKRTVSLSVKDLKKFPKHDVTSVVQCAGNRRSEMKEIKTVKGLNWGNAAIGNGIWSGVRLVDVLKHAGIDFTNTGYKHIQFEGLDSDPTGAAYGASIPIDLFKVIQQDVILAYEMNGEELTADHGYPLRVIIPGVVGARQVKWLKKIILSSEESTSHWQRRDYKGFNSSVDWHNVDFDSAESIQQFPVQSVISNPSQGSHINEDDEEIEIQGYAWSGGGRGIIRVDVSIDGGKTWQTASLQTAKQSLYRTYAWTLWSATVEIPKDHSGTLNLVCKATDISYNTQPDSVQGIWNLRGVLSNAWHRVLVHVNKEEA from the exons ATGGCATTGGCGAGGTTACTGAAGCCTACAGCTTCGTATTATTTCGAAGCCGTAGTGCGTCACACATCACCAGCGTGTTATTATTCATACCTGAATAATTCCGGTCACTCAAATTACTCCTGGCATcataaacaatatcaatataGGAATTATTATCACCAGCAATGTTTTCATAAAAAAAGTGCTTCTTATGCAAAATATGGAATTATATCTCTTGCAACCGGAGCAGCTTTTG GTTTATATGCTTACATTCAAGCAAACCCAGAATCAGCAGCAGACTATGTGGAAGCTGGAAAACCTTTGGACAATTTACCAACATATACAAAAGAGCAAGTAGCCAAGCATTGTTCGAAAGAGACTAAAATATGGGTCACTTATAAAAACGGGGTTTACGACATCACTGACTATGTTGAAAGCCATCCTGGAGGCAAGAAAATTTATCTGGCTGCAGGGAAATCTATAGAACCATTCTGGTCACTGTATGCTGTCCATAAGAATTCAGAAATTTTTGCAATCTTAGAAACCTATCGGATTGGTAATTTTAAGCCTGATGAAGAGGATAGCAAAAAACCCCGGGATGTTAATGATCCTTATGCTAACGACCCAAAACGACATCCAGCACTGATTCCATCATCTATGAAACCATTTAATGCTGAGCCACCAGTAGAAATTCTAACTGAGAAATTTGTGACACCCAAAGAAATCTTCTTTGTCAGAAATCACCTTCCTGTACCAGAAGTTAATGTGGAAACATATCGACTTGATGTAACGACCGAAAATTCTAAGAGGACTGTAAGCTTGTCAGTGAAAGACTTGAAGAAATTTCCAAAACATGACGTCACATCAGTGGTGCAGTGTGCAGGTAATCGGCGGAGTGAAATGAAGGAAATCAAAACAGTAAAAGGCTTAAACTGGGGGAACGCTGCAATTGGTAATGGTATTTGGAGTGGTGTACGGTTAGTTGATGTCCTTAAACATGCTGGTATTGATTTCACTAATACAGGATACAAGCATATTCAGTTTGAAGGACTGGACTCAGACCCCACGGGAGCAGCCTATGGAGCTTCAATACCCATTGATTTGTTTAAAGTAATTCAACAGGATGTCATTCTTGCATATGAAATGAATGGGGAAGAGTTAACGGCTGATCATGGTTATCCATTACGTGTTATCATTCCTGGTGTTGTTGGAGCCCGTCAG gtgaaatggctgaaaaagatcaTACTCAGTTCTGAAGAAAGTACCAGTCATTGGCAACGTCGAGATTATAAAGGTTTTAACTCTTCAGTTGATTGGCATAATGTTGATTTTGATTCAGCAGAATCTATTCAACAATTTCCCGTACAGTCTGTGATCTCTAACCCTTCCCAAGGTAGCCATATTAACGAAGACGATGAAGAGATTGAAATACAAGGTTATGCttggagtggtggtggtcgtggaatCATACGTGTAGATGTTTCTATTGATGGTGGAAAGACTTGGCAAACTGCATCCCTACAGACAGCAAAGCAGTCCCTATACCGTACATATGCATGGACTTTATGGTCAGCAACTGTTGAAATCCCAAAAGACCACAGTGGTACATTGAATCTTGTGTGCAAAGCAACTGATATTTCTTATAATACACAACCTGATTCTGTTCAAGGAATATGGAATCTGAGAGGAGTTCTAAGTAATGCTTGGCATCGAGTTTTGGTACATGTTAACAAGGAAGAAGCATAA